In Runella sp. SP2, the genomic window ATCGCCACTACCCCTACTTTGGCGTATGTTTCGTGGTGCATCGGGGGCTTTTTTTTCTCGCTAATTGGGTTGCTTTTTCTACAAAAAAACGAACCACTTCTACCTCAATTTCAAGCGCTTAAAGCTTATAAATGGTATTTTTTGGCCTTAGCTATTTCAACGGGATTGATGCAACTTTCGACCAACTTTGCCTTTGAAGGCATTCAAGTGAGTTATGCTTTGGCGTTGTTTCAAATTTCGGCCTTGGTGAGTGTGTTTTTTGGGGTTCACTTTTTTCAAGAAACCCAGTTGTGGAAAAAACTAGCAGGAGCGTCTGTCATGGTGGTAGGTGCTGTATTGATTATTTTGTTCAAATAGGTCAGACGGTAGTCAGACCCAACCTAGCTAATAGGTCAGACGATAGTCAGACCGTACAAGCAGGCCAATTGGTTCGGTCTGACTACCGTCTGACCGATGATAATCCTAAACCCGCTTTGTCTGTCAGGCTTAAAAAGCCATCTTTAAGTACAAAACCACCCGAAACTACGTCTTCGGCGAGGTCAAAACTTCCGTCTAAATCCAAATAACGGGTAGTGGGGCAGGCAAAAGCAGCGTGCAAAGCCGCAGTAATGCTAACGATACTTTCGTCGTTACACCCCCAAAACAAGTCAATTTTAGCATTTTTAGCGATGGTGGCAATCTCAAAAGCATTGAGGATTCCACCGCATTTCATGAGTTTGACATTGAAAACCCCAAAAGGCTGCGGGGATTGGGTAAGCGTGAGGGCAGCCTTGGCATTTTTGAGCGATTCGTCCGCCACGAGGTTCTTTCTTAGTTCGGCATCAAGCGACAATAGGGAAGCCTCCTCTCCTACCACTAACGGTTGTTCGATGACCTCAATCTCTCCTTTTTCGGTGGCTTTGCTAAACCGTTTCAATTCCTCTAAACTGTAACCTTGGTTGGCATCCACCCTAATTTTGAATGTAGCACCATAGTTTTCATGCAGTCGCAAGACCCGTTCAATGTCTTCTTCAACAACCTCTCCTGTCTTAACTTTCAGCACTTTAAAACCTAATCTTCGGTATTCTTCGGCTTCTTTTAGCGTTTCCTCAACCGACATTATCCCGATGGTAACGGAGGTAGGAAGTGAGGTTATTTTTTGACCGTAATACGCTACAATTGGGGTTCCAAGGTACTGCCCAAACGCATCGTGAAGCGCAATATCCACCACGGCTTGCGTGCCTGGTAGCATCGGAAAAGCTTGACAAGTTTCAAATATTAGTTGCCGAAAATGACGAATATCCCGTCCGACAAACCCTTGAAAAAAATCCGATTGCAATTGGGCAAACGTCTGCGTTCCCGTTTCTCCGACCACTTCTTCCGCTGGACTGGCGGCTCCAAGCCCGACAATGCCGTTTTCAAGTTCAATTTCCAAGAAAACATTTTCCGCGTCTGTAAACGTATAGCCCGCAATGGCGTAAGGTTTACTCAATGCCAATTTTTTGAGAAAAGGTCGAACGCGGGTAATTTTCATAAAGTGTTGATTTTATACCAAAAGCAGCTGAAGCTGCTCCACAATTTCCTGAACCCCTTGTTCTAAAGGTAACACCACAGGTATAGCCAATCTTGAACGGTATTCTTGCTGAAAATCAAGGGCTTCCTTTTCTGTGCAACCTTCCGTATTAAGGGCTAATGCAAGTACTTTTGACCCGAATTTTTCAATGATTTCAATTTCAGACTCCACCGACGGGATTTTACCCCAATGCGCCTCATTGTCAAAATAAATACGTTTCGGAGCGTGTACCAACACCACGTACTTGGCTTGGCCAGAAATCAAAAACTCCAGTCCACACGGGCCGCTGGGGTTTCGGAGCGACGATTGGCCTTCTACCAAAATCAGGTCGGCATTGGTTTCTTTCCAACACGAAACAATGGCGTGTTCGACCTCACCCGACACAAAATCGTTGAGCGTTGAGTCAAAAATAAAACCGTATTTTCCACCCTGCAACCAGCCCGTTTGACCCGTATAAATCATTTGGGCGTTGATGTTTTGTGACCCACAAGCTTGACGAATCAACCTTGCCGTAGTGCGTTTGCCTAGGGCACAATCCATCCCAATCACCGCTACAATTGGACAACTTACGTCATAAATTTCTCCCGTCCAAAAATGCAAATCCTTGCGGGCTTTGGGTTTACGAACGTCGATGAGCTGGACATTATGTTGGGCAGCAAGTGCTACTATTTCGGGCTTTTCCGACAAATATTCGTGTAAACCATTCACAATAGACAGTCCATTTTTGATGGCCTCCTCTACAATCGTGAGCATATCAGGTGGCAAAACCCCTCCCACCGTCGCAACCCCAATGATTAGATAATCAACTGACGGTAACTGCTTTAAACTTTTCGACAAGCTACTAAAAATGGGAATATTGCGAGTTTTGCCGTCCAATACTTCCCCCGCATCTTGCCCAGCGGTGGGTGCATCAATCACCCCCACAATGGTGTATCGTTCCGTGCCCCGAATCAGACCGTGTGCCGTTTTGGCGTCGTTGGTACTTAAAAGGCCATTGGTTAAAATGAGCGCATTGTTACTTTTCATTTCAATTTTATTGCGCTGATTTGATAAATGATTGAAGTTGAGCGGTATATTCGTCGATTTGCTGCTGTTTTTGTTCCATCGTCCAGCCCAATTCTTGCGCCATCAAATCGGCCACTACGGGTAGGGCTTCCAAAACAGCTTCCCAATCCAGAATTTCCAAACGCGTACGTCGTGCAAAAACATCCCGCAAGGTCAAGGCCATTTCTTCCCGAACTTGGTAAATGACCTCCGCTTGAATAAAGGGATATTTGTCCACCAAGCGCTGCGCCCAAAGGATATTTTCTTGCGTCAGACGCGCGACTTTGTGCGCCCTGCTTCCATATTTACGAATGAGGTTTTTGGCTATATCTTTGGCCAAACGATATACCGTTTGAATAATTTTCCAATCTTCAAACGCGTAATCTTCGCCACCTACTAGAAGATGCTGTGCAGTAGTACATTCACGGTCAACGCTCAACAATTCACAGGCTTTGTCGATGGTATCTTTGGCCATGTAACGGTAGGTTGTCCATTTTCCTCCCAACAAACTTAGCAAATTCGACGTAGGGTCATGTTCAACTTCGTGGTCGCGCACTAGCTTCTTGGTAGAGGCCGATTCACTCGCCGCCAATAAAGGTCGAAGTCCACCAAAACCTGCTTTTACCTGTGATTTATCGGGGCGTTTGGCCAAGTACCTAGTAAGTGTATCCAACAGAAAATCAACCTCTTTGTCATCTAAAATAGGCTCTTTGTCTAAATCTTTATAATCCGTATCTGTCGTTCCTAAAAGCAGTTGACCTTCAAACGGAATCGCAAAAACGACACGCCCATCGCTGGTTTTGGGAATCAGCATGGCATCATCACTTTTCAGTACTTCGTACGGCAACACCACGTGCACCCCTTTGCTTGGGCGAATACGTTTTGATAATTTAGGATTGGCCATCAATCGAACGTGATCCGCCAATGCCCCCGTACAATTGATAAATAATTTTGCTTTTATCCCAAACGTAGCCTCCCCTTCGGTTGGTCTTACTTGCGCTTCGGTCAGTTTTCCATTAGTATCTTTTTTTACCCCCACCAATTCCGTATAATTGGCCACGGCAACGCCTGCTTCTTCGGCCGCGTGAGCCAGGGCAAGGCAATAACGCGCATCGTCGAGCTGCCCGTCAAAATACAGAACTGCGCTGTGCAATTTTTTAGCATCCAAAGAAGGCATTCGCAAAAGCGTTTCTTTTTTGCTCAACCAACGGCTTTTAGGCAAGGCGTCACCTTTGGCAAAAAAGTCGTACATCCGCAACCCAATCGTAAAATACAAGCCTTCAAACCAACTAAAAACGGGTGTCAGAAGGGGCAGCGGCCGTGCCAAATGCGGGGCATTTTGGAGCACAATTTGGCGTTCTTCTAAGCCGTGACGCACCTGTTTTAATTGGGCAAAATCTAAGTTTTTAAACGCTTGTTCAAGGTAACGTACTCCCCCATGAATCAACTTTGTCGATTTCGACGAAGTTTCGGAGGCAAAATCTTTTTTTTCAATCAATGCCACCTTAAAGCCGCGCAGTGCCGCGTCGAGCGCACAACCTGCCCCGCTGGCCCCGCCTCCAATGATACAAATATCAAACGTTTCATTTTGAAGGCGTTGCAAATTTTTTGAACGATTCATGGGAATGAGTTTTTAGTGTAACGTTATAACTTTTCTAGTCGGGCAACGCCTTCCGTGATACCCACGACGTGGCAAACCAATTTTTTATTAAACTGCTCACGGTAGGCCACGGTCATCTTTTCGATAAAAGAATCCACTTGCGCCGTTTCGACGATATTAATGGTACAGCCGCCAAAGCCACCGCCCATCAGGCGAGCCCCCAAGACCTCGTTAAGAGCAACCGTTTGTTCTACCAAAAAATCAAGTTCTACGCAACTCACTTCATAATCCTCACTCAATCCCGTATGCGTTTCGTACATTTTTTTACCAAAAGCGACTAAATCACCCCGTTGCAAATCTTCACACGCACTTACGACCCGCTCAATTTCACCCGTCACGTACCAACAACGGCGATAAACATTTTCAGAAAAATCGGCTTTATGCGCCTCAACTTGCGCTAAACTTACATCGCGTAAGCTGGCAATAGTTGGGTAAAATTGCTGTAAAATTTCTACCCCTTCCTCACACTCTTGGCGGCGGGTGTTGTAAGCTGAATCAGCCAACGTATGTTTTACACCAGAGTTGCAAAGCACCAACTGGTAGTTTTCAAAATCGAAAGGAAAATATTCAAACGTCAAATCGCGACAATCAAGGCGAATGACGGAATTAGCTTTACCATGGATAGACGCAAACATATCCATGATCCCACACTGAAGCCCAGCGAAATGATGTTCAGCACGTTGCGCAACGAGGGCAAGTTGCAAACGCGGGATTGCCAACCCAAATAACTCACTCAACGCCCATCCCATTCCGCTTTCCACTGCTGCCGACGACGAAAGACCCGCTCCGTTTGGTACATCTCCACCAAAAGCTACTTCAAAACCCGTCGGGATGACATACCCCTCCTTGATGAGTTCGCTAGTCACCCCAATGAGGTAATTGGCCCAACTTTTAGGGCATTTATTGAGCGAATCAAGGCTAAACTCAAACGCATCGTTCAAATCTGCGGCATACACCTTACAAAGTCGGTCGGTACGGGGCGCAATGGCAAAATAGATTGCTTTATCGATGGCCGCGGGTAGTACAAACCCATTGTTATAATCGGTATGTTCACCAATAAGATTGATGCGACCAGGGGCACGCACGACGAAGGAAGGAGTTTTTCCAAAAATTTGTTGAAAGTCCTCGACAATTTTTTCTGAATACAAATACACGCTAAATAGTTGGTTTGTGGGTCTTTAGTAAGTCACAAAAATAGGCAGATTCGGGAGGGATACACAATTTTTGGTGAGAATGTTGTTAAAAGTCGCAAAAACATTTATTTTTGCACCCGCGTTCGAAAAGAACAGGTCCCGTAGCTCAGCTGGATAGAGCAACAGATTTCTAATCTGTCGGTCTTAGGTTCGAATCCTAACGGGGTCACTCATAAAAAGTTTTCATCGCGAAAGTGCCTTAAACTCGTTTTAGGGCACTTTTTGTTTTTCTAAGCAGTCTCTTCTTCACGAATTAAACTGTTCTTCAATTCCAAAATGGTACGATTTAAAGTGCTCCTGCAGTTCAAGTACCTTTGACATTTTATTTGTTTCAATTCCAAAATGGTACGATTTAAAGACGCAATTTCCAAAGCGGGCGAGCAGCTGGAGCAATGTTTCAATTCCAAAATGGTACGATTTAAAGATAATGTTACCAGAAGAAACCCTTACATACGAAGAAGTTTCAATTCCAAAATGGTACGATTTAAAGTGAAAGGGCTACGTATCATATCGCCAAGCAACTTTGTTTCAATTCCAAAATGGTACGATTTAAAGCCGTCGGAAAAACGGCTATTTTGGCTCAATTTTAAGGTTTTTTTGCGTCTTTTTCAACTAAAAAATCGTCGATGGTCAATGGCTCGATTTTACCCGACCATCGACGACATCTCATTATCAGGCACTTACCTCGACAACATTCGTTTTATAGTCAATATGTCAACGAACTTTTGAGCCGCTTTGTGGCTTCGACGACTTCTCCTTCAAAGAAAGTTATCAATAGAACTTCGTTCTACCCCAATAATTTCTTTGTCGAGCCATCGCTCGTTCCGACTCTTAAAGAGGATGACACTATCTTGTTCTTCATTCATAATCGCACGCGCCCCCATCAACATTTCTTTCAACTTCGCTTCCGTAATTTCTCCTTCAAACACCGAATTTTGAATCCAGTTTAGGTACTTGCGGCAGTGTTTCAGCATCTTTGCCACTCGTTTTTCTCCAATATCATACACCAATATCACATACATAGCAATTAAAATTACTCCCCCATTGGGGGCGGGGGGGGCTTTTACCACATCATTTTAAAAGGTTTATATACTTCCATACCGAGCAGGTGCTTTTGCAGTTTGTAGCACTCTAGTTTTACTAAATGCTTATAACTCACGCTTCTACCCAACGAACGATGTTTAAATGTCTCTTTCAGCCGCTCTTCAAACGCTTGTACAAATACTTTTTTTGCCCCTTCTTTCAACACGCAGCGGTTGATATCCTGCCGAAAATCGCTGGCTTGTAGCTGTTTTTTGTTCAATACGGTGAAAATCGTGCGATCGACCAACATGGGTTTAAATATCTCCGACAAATCCAACGCCAAAGAATACCGCCTCGCCCCAGGTTCGTGCAAAAAACTGATGGTGGGATTGAGTTGGGTGTGGTAAATTTGGTCTAAACACACCGTATAACACATCATATTGCCAAACGAAATCAACGCATTCACCTCGTTTTGAGGCGGTTGCTTGCTGCGGTTTCCCATGTCAAAATCGTTGATTATCTCCCCAAACGCCCCATAATAGGCTTGTCGGATATTGCCTTCGATGCCCATCAACTCCGAAATGCCTCCCGCATTGGCAATCAATGGCGTAAAACTGTCGATTTGTCCAAGTTGCTTCGCTACGTCTTTACCGCGCCCTTGGTAGTACTTTAGGTTTTTGGACATGTTAAAAGCCGCCCCTTCGACCAAGGTCTTCGCTACGACCATTCGTTTTTTGTCGGAGAGATAATGTCGCGTTTGTTCTACTTGCATTTTGCCCGCCAACAAATACTCTTTGGCCATAAACGACCCCGTATAATGTTCGTAATAGTCGAAAAAATGAACCGATACGTGGTTTTTACCCAAAAAATTGTACATCGCGCTGTTGGCGTCCAAACTCCCAAAACAGTAGAGGTTATCGACTCCTTCAATGGGAATATAGCGCGGCTGTCCTTCGTTACCGTCCTCGTCAACGGGCACAAAACAGAGGGTGTTGTCTTTTCGACTCAAGCGGCCAGGGTTAAAGAGATAATAGCTTTTTTTCATTTTTTGTCTTCCAATGGTTGTTATTCGTCTCCCACCCAGCAAAATTCAAAATAGCTACACGTTTTGCATTTTGAAATTGGCAACTTCAGCGGACATTGTTCTTGTTCGAGCACTTCCCTGATTTTTTCGATACTGGCTTCAATTCGTAGCACGTCGGCTTCCCCAAGTATCACCCGTTCGGTTTGGCGTAATTTGGGGTATTCGATAACGCCGTGACTGACTTCTACGCCATTTTTCTGCAACAAATAAAGATAAAACTGCAATTGCGCGACATGCGCCCATTCTTTGGCTGCCGATTTTTTGGTTTCGTGAACAATCCCACGTTTGGCGTCAAAAAAGTCGATTTTGGCCGTTAGGACTACCTTTTCGTTCTCAAGGGGGAGCGATATTTCTAGTTCTTCGTTTTTGTCGGCCCGAAAAGGGTAACTCTCTTCCCCTATCAGCTTGCCTTCATACACCACCTCCGAGGTGTGTTCCATTCGGATGGCATGGTAGTGCAGCCACATTTTGCGGTGGCAAAGCTGGTAATAGTTTAACAATGTCGCGTTGATGTTCATTGGTCAAAAAATTTGTCCCAGAAACGTTCTTGCCAACCAAAATTCTGCTTTGGAAAGGTTTCACGGATATGTTTGGTACAGGCCGATTTAAACGATCGAATCACGGTTGGTATCGACCCTGCATCGGGCGAAATCGCCTGATAAAACGTGGGGGCATTCGTGGGGGGTAGAGACGTTGCATGCAACGTCTCTACGTCGTCGTCACCATTGTCGCCCCGATTTTGTTCCTGCAACGATTTATCCAATACCAAAATCCCGTGAATATGATTTGGCATCGTCACAAAGGCCCCCAACGCAATGTGTGGAAAATGCGCGGGGATGTCGTACCAACACCCCTGCACAATTGCCCCC contains:
- a CDS encoding mandelate racemase/muconate lactonizing enzyme family protein, with the translated sequence MKITRVRPFLKKLALSKPYAIAGYTFTDAENVFLEIELENGIVGLGAASPAEEVVGETGTQTFAQLQSDFFQGFVGRDIRHFRQLIFETCQAFPMLPGTQAVVDIALHDAFGQYLGTPIVAYYGQKITSLPTSVTIGIMSVEETLKEAEEYRRLGFKVLKVKTGEVVEEDIERVLRLHENYGATFKIRVDANQGYSLEELKRFSKATEKGEIEVIEQPLVVGEEASLLSLDAELRKNLVADESLKNAKAALTLTQSPQPFGVFNVKLMKCGGILNAFEIATIAKNAKIDLFWGCNDESIVSITAALHAAFACPTTRYLDLDGSFDLAEDVVSGGFVLKDGFLSLTDKAGLGLSSVRR
- a CDS encoding DUF1611 domain-containing protein, which translates into the protein MKSNNALILTNGLLSTNDAKTAHGLIRGTERYTIVGVIDAPTAGQDAGEVLDGKTRNIPIFSSLSKSLKQLPSVDYLIIGVATVGGVLPPDMLTIVEEAIKNGLSIVNGLHEYLSEKPEIVALAAQHNVQLIDVRKPKARKDLHFWTGEIYDVSCPIVAVIGMDCALGKRTTARLIRQACGSQNINAQMIYTGQTGWLQGGKYGFIFDSTLNDFVSGEVEHAIVSCWKETNADLILVEGQSSLRNPSGPCGLEFLISGQAKYVVLVHAPKRIYFDNEAHWGKIPSVESEIEIIEKFGSKVLALALNTEGCTEKEALDFQQEYRSRLAIPVVLPLEQGVQEIVEQLQLLLV
- a CDS encoding glycerol-3-phosphate dehydrogenase/oxidase, yielding MNRSKNLQRLQNETFDICIIGGGASGAGCALDAALRGFKVALIEKKDFASETSSKSTKLIHGGVRYLEQAFKNLDFAQLKQVRHGLEERQIVLQNAPHLARPLPLLTPVFSWFEGLYFTIGLRMYDFFAKGDALPKSRWLSKKETLLRMPSLDAKKLHSAVLYFDGQLDDARYCLALAHAAEEAGVAVANYTELVGVKKDTNGKLTEAQVRPTEGEATFGIKAKLFINCTGALADHVRLMANPKLSKRIRPSKGVHVVLPYEVLKSDDAMLIPKTSDGRVVFAIPFEGQLLLGTTDTDYKDLDKEPILDDKEVDFLLDTLTRYLAKRPDKSQVKAGFGGLRPLLAASESASTKKLVRDHEVEHDPTSNLLSLLGGKWTTYRYMAKDTIDKACELLSVDRECTTAQHLLVGGEDYAFEDWKIIQTVYRLAKDIAKNLIRKYGSRAHKVARLTQENILWAQRLVDKYPFIQAEVIYQVREEMALTLRDVFARRTRLEILDWEAVLEALPVVADLMAQELGWTMEQKQQQIDEYTAQLQSFIKSAQ
- the galK gene encoding galactokinase, yielding MYLYSEKIVEDFQQIFGKTPSFVVRAPGRINLIGEHTDYNNGFVLPAAIDKAIYFAIAPRTDRLCKVYAADLNDAFEFSLDSLNKCPKSWANYLIGVTSELIKEGYVIPTGFEVAFGGDVPNGAGLSSSAAVESGMGWALSELFGLAIPRLQLALVAQRAEHHFAGLQCGIMDMFASIHGKANSVIRLDCRDLTFEYFPFDFENYQLVLCNSGVKHTLADSAYNTRRQECEEGVEILQQFYPTIASLRDVSLAQVEAHKADFSENVYRRCWYVTGEIERVVSACEDLQRGDLVAFGKKMYETHTGLSEDYEVSCVELDFLVEQTVALNEVLGARLMGGGFGGCTINIVETAQVDSFIEKMTVAYREQFNKKLVCHVVGITEGVARLEKL
- the cas2 gene encoding CRISPR-associated endonuclease Cas2, which codes for MVKAPPAPNGGVILIAMYVILVYDIGEKRVAKMLKHCRKYLNWIQNSVFEGEITEAKLKEMLMGARAIMNEEQDSVILFKSRNERWLDKEIIGVERSSIDNFL
- the cas1b gene encoding type I-B CRISPR-associated endonuclease Cas1b is translated as MKKSYYLFNPGRLSRKDNTLCFVPVDEDGNEGQPRYIPIEGVDNLYCFGSLDANSAMYNFLGKNHVSVHFFDYYEHYTGSFMAKEYLLAGKMQVEQTRHYLSDKKRMVVAKTLVEGAAFNMSKNLKYYQGRGKDVAKQLGQIDSFTPLIANAGGISELMGIEGNIRQAYYGAFGEIINDFDMGNRSKQPPQNEVNALISFGNMMCYTVCLDQIYHTQLNPTISFLHEPGARRYSLALDLSEIFKPMLVDRTIFTVLNKKQLQASDFRQDINRCVLKEGAKKVFVQAFEERLKETFKHRSLGRSVSYKHLVKLECYKLQKHLLGMEVYKPFKMMW
- the cas4 gene encoding CRISPR-associated protein Cas4, which translates into the protein MNINATLLNYYQLCHRKMWLHYHAIRMEHTSEVVYEGKLIGEESYPFRADKNEELEISLPLENEKVVLTAKIDFFDAKRGIVHETKKSAAKEWAHVAQLQFYLYLLQKNGVEVSHGVIEYPKLRQTERVILGEADVLRIEASIEKIREVLEQEQCPLKLPISKCKTCSYFEFCWVGDE
- a CDS encoding transposase, which gives rise to MGKLFENKYRIESARLKGWDYGSEGAYFITICTKDRAHFFGECVNGKMKLSTMGAIVQGCWYDIPAHFPHIALGAFVTMPNHIHGILVLDKSLQEQNRGDNGDDDVETLHATSLPPTNAPTFYQAISPDAGSIPTVIRSFKSACTKHIRETFPKQNFGWQERFWDKFFDQ